The following coding sequences are from one uncultured Cohaesibacter sp. window:
- a CDS encoding extracellular solute-binding protein has translation MKKMLLAAALATAFVTPVMAEDISLGRFFGACENAGSDTKTSVGEPCIIQSIINAASEQIDGVTVNTLPTDWGNYYDQLKASYAGGTPPDVHVMHRYRVAEFAGSGALADLTDDLAGAGIDVSDWEDAAKAGVSYKGKIYGVPMDFHANLWHINMDIMEKAGLVKDGKPVLPTSVEELMEQAALVKEKTGKDYLIGDFSQFETGVRVIMSLVWQQGGDFYDGDTATVNTEETKKAVKVLTDLFDKKYADPKYNYTDSQQAFLNGEGAILINGTWVVDYYDAQAKDPAVTLKNYYAATFPILFKDKAAWAGSHMWAIPAKLKKDNPAKFAAALKVLAFINDHDGDWARTGHMSVRKSILNSDEYKTLPHRVEYAGTAELARTMPPSKHYGAIQDTLNREFMAIWLTGKDVDKALSDAEADIQDLLDR, from the coding sequence AAAATGCAGGCAGTGACACCAAGACATCTGTCGGTGAGCCCTGCATTATCCAGTCAATCATCAATGCCGCAAGCGAGCAGATTGACGGCGTAACGGTCAACACCCTGCCAACCGACTGGGGCAATTATTATGACCAGCTCAAGGCATCCTATGCCGGGGGCACTCCACCAGATGTTCACGTCATGCATCGCTACCGCGTGGCAGAATTCGCTGGCTCCGGAGCCTTGGCGGACTTAACGGATGACTTGGCTGGCGCTGGCATTGACGTTTCCGATTGGGAAGATGCAGCCAAGGCCGGTGTGTCCTATAAAGGCAAGATCTATGGCGTGCCGATGGATTTCCACGCCAACCTCTGGCACATCAACATGGACATCATGGAGAAGGCCGGGCTGGTTAAAGACGGCAAACCCGTTCTGCCGACCTCGGTTGAGGAGTTGATGGAACAAGCCGCACTCGTCAAGGAGAAAACCGGTAAGGATTATCTTATCGGCGACTTCTCACAGTTTGAGACCGGCGTCCGCGTCATCATGAGCCTTGTCTGGCAACAAGGTGGAGATTTCTATGATGGCGATACGGCAACGGTCAACACCGAAGAAACCAAAAAGGCCGTCAAGGTTCTGACCGACCTGTTCGACAAAAAATACGCCGACCCGAAATATAACTATACCGACAGCCAGCAGGCATTCCTGAATGGTGAAGGCGCTATCCTGATCAACGGCACTTGGGTCGTGGACTATTACGACGCACAGGCAAAGGATCCCGCAGTTACCCTCAAAAACTACTATGCAGCAACCTTCCCCATTCTATTCAAAGACAAGGCTGCTTGGGCAGGAAGCCATATGTGGGCCATTCCAGCTAAACTGAAAAAGGATAACCCGGCCAAATTTGCAGCAGCTCTGAAAGTCCTCGCTTTCATCAATGATCACGACGGCGATTGGGCTCGCACGGGTCATATGTCTGTTCGCAAATCCATTCTCAACAGCGACGAATACAAGACGCTGCCACATCGTGTCGAATATGCAGGAACTGCCGAGCTTGCGCGCACGATGCCTCCGTCCAAACACTATGGTGCCATTCAGGACACCCTCAATCGGGAGTTCATGGCGATCTGGCTAACCGGCAAGGATGTCGACAAGGCCCTCTCCGATGCAGAAGCTGACATTCAGGATCTTCTGGACCGGTAG